In Equus przewalskii isolate Varuska chromosome 6, EquPr2, whole genome shotgun sequence, one DNA window encodes the following:
- the MCOLN1 gene encoding mucolipin-1 isoform X1 encodes MAAPAGRRGSETERLLSPSPGYGTHAGASPPPLTPPEEEDLRRRLKYFFMSPCDKFRAKGRKPFKLMLQVVKILVVTVQLILFGLSNQLAVTFREENTVAFRHLFLLGYSDGADDTFAAYTREQLYQAIFYAVDQYLLLPDVSLGRYAYVRGGGGPEANGSALALCQRYYHRGHVDPANDTFDIDPMVVTDCIRVDPPERPPVPPSDDLFLSDGSASYRNLTLKFHKLINVTIHFQLKTINLQSLINNEIPDCYTFTVLITFDNKAHSGRVPISLETQAHIQECKHPSVFRHGDNSFRLLFDVVVILTCALSFLLCARSLLRGFLLQNEFVGFMWRHRGRVISLWERLEFVNGWYILLVTSDVLTISGTIMKIGIEAKNLASYDICSILLGTSTLLVWVGVIRYLTFFHKYNILIATLRVALPSVMRFCCCVAVIYLGYCFCGWIVLGPYHVKFRSLSMVSECLFSLINGDDMFVTFAAMQAQQGRSSLVWLFSQLYLYSFISLFIYMVLSLFIALITGAYDTIKHPGGVGTEVSELQAYIAQCHDSPTSGKFRRGSGSACSLLCCCGSGPSSRDSEEERSLLVN; translated from the exons ATGGCAGCCCCCGCGGGCAGGCGCGGCTCAG AGACCGAGCGTCTCCTGAGCCCCAGCCCCGGGTATGGGACCCACGCGGGGGCCTCGCCACCCCCGCTGACCCCTCCGGAGGAGGAAGACCTCCGCCGCCGTCTCAAATACTTCTTCATGAGCCCCTGTGACAAGTTCCGGGCCAAGGGTCGCAAGCCCTTCAAGCTGATGCTGCAAGTGGTGAAGATCCTGGTGGTCACTGTGCAG CTCATCCTGTTCGGGCTCAGCAACCAGCTGGCGGTGACGTTCCGGGAGGAGAACACGGTGGCCTTCCGCCACCTCTTCCTGCTGGGCTACTCCGACGGGGCGGACGACACCTTCGCCGCCTACACGCGGGAGCAGCTCTACCAGGCGATCTTCTATGCCGTGGACCAG TACCTGTTGCTCCCTGACGTGTCCCTGGGCCGCTATGCCTATgtccggggcgggggcggccccGAGGCCAACGGCTCGGCCCTGGCCCTCTGCCAGCGGTACTACCACCGAGGCCACGTGGACCCGGCCAACGACACCTTTGACATCGACCCGATGGTCGTCACTg ACTGCATCCGGGTGGACCCCCCCGAGAGACCCCCAGTGCCCCCCAGTGACGATCTCTTCCTCTCCGACGGCAGCGCCAGTTACAGGAACCTCACCCTCAAGTTCCACAA GCTGATCAACGTCACCATCCACTTCCAGCTGAAGACCATCAACCTCCAGAGCTTGATCAACAATGAGATCCCAGACTGCTACACCTTCACTGTGCTG ATCACCTTTGACAATAAGGCGCACAGTGGGCGGGTCCCCATCAGCCTGGAGACCCAGGCCCACATCCAGGAGTGCAAGCACCCCAGCGTCTTCAGACATG GAGACAACAGCTTCCGGCTCCTGTTTGACGTGGTGGTCATCCTTACCTGCgccctctccttcctgctgtgCGCCCGCTCACTGCTCCGCGGCTTCCTGCTGCAGAAC GAGTTTGTCGGGTTCATGTGGCGGCACCGGGGTCGGGTCATCAGCCTGTGGGAACGGCTGGAATTTGTCAACGGCTGGTACATCCTGCTGGTCACCAGCGACGTGCTCACCATCTCGGGCACCATCATGAAGATCGGCATCGAAGCCAAG aaCCTGGCGAGCTATGACATCTGCAGCATCCTCCTGGGCACCTCCACGCTGCTCGTCTGGGTCGGGGTCATCCGCTACCTGACCTTCTTCCATAAGTACAAT ATCCTCATCGCCACGCTGCGGGTGGCCCTGCCCAGCGTGATGCGCTTCTGCTGCTGCGTGGCTGTCATCTACCTGGGCTATTGTTTCTGCGGCTGGATCGTGTTGGGGCCTTACCACGTGAAG TTCCGCTCGCTGTCCATGGTGTCGGAGTGCCTGTTCTCGCTCATCAACGGGGACGACATGTTCGTGACCTTCGCGGCCATGCAGGCGCAGCAGGGCCGCAGCAGCCTGGTGTGGCTCTTCTCCCAGCTCTATCTGTACTCCTTCATCAGCCTCTTCATCTACATGGTGCTGAGTCTCTTCATTGCCCTCATCACCGGCGCCTACGACACCATCAAG CACCCGGGCGGTGTGGGCACAGAGGTGAGCGAGCTCCAGGCCTACATCGCGCAGTGCCACGACAGCCCCACCTCCGGCAAGTTCCGCCGCGGGAGCGGCTCAGCCTGCAGCCTGCTGTGCTGCTGCGGCAG cggcccctcctccagggacTCGGAGGAGGAGCGTTCGCTGCTGGTGAATTGA
- the MCOLN1 gene encoding mucolipin-1 isoform X2, with translation MAAPAGRRGSETERLLSPSPGYGTHAGASPPPLTPPEEEDLRRRLKYFFMSPCDKFRAKGRKPFKLMLQVVKILVVTVQLILFGLSNQLAVTFREENTVAFRHLFLLGYSDGADDTFAAYTREQLYQAIFYAVDQYLLLPDVSLGRYAYVRGGGGPEANGSALALCQRYYHRGHVDPANDTFDIDPMVVTDCIRVDPPERPPVPPSDDLFLSDGSASYRNLTLKFHKLINVTIHFQLKTINLQSLINNEIPDCYTFTVLITFDNKAHSGRVPISLETQAHIQECKHPSVFRHGDNSFRLLFDVVVILTCALSFLLCARSLLRGFLLQNEFVGFMWRHRGRVISLWERLEFVNGWYILLVTSDVLTISGTIMKIGIEAKNLASYDICSILLGTSTLLVWVGVIRYLTFFHKYNILIATLRVALPSVMRFCCCVAVIYLGYCFCGWIVLGPYHVKFRSLSMVSECLFSLINGDDMFVTFAAMQAQQGRSSLVWLFSQLYLYSFISLFIYMVLSLFIALITGAYDTIKHPGGVGTEVSELQAYIAQCHDSPTSGKFRRGSGSACSLLCCCGRDSEEERSLLVN, from the exons ATGGCAGCCCCCGCGGGCAGGCGCGGCTCAG AGACCGAGCGTCTCCTGAGCCCCAGCCCCGGGTATGGGACCCACGCGGGGGCCTCGCCACCCCCGCTGACCCCTCCGGAGGAGGAAGACCTCCGCCGCCGTCTCAAATACTTCTTCATGAGCCCCTGTGACAAGTTCCGGGCCAAGGGTCGCAAGCCCTTCAAGCTGATGCTGCAAGTGGTGAAGATCCTGGTGGTCACTGTGCAG CTCATCCTGTTCGGGCTCAGCAACCAGCTGGCGGTGACGTTCCGGGAGGAGAACACGGTGGCCTTCCGCCACCTCTTCCTGCTGGGCTACTCCGACGGGGCGGACGACACCTTCGCCGCCTACACGCGGGAGCAGCTCTACCAGGCGATCTTCTATGCCGTGGACCAG TACCTGTTGCTCCCTGACGTGTCCCTGGGCCGCTATGCCTATgtccggggcgggggcggccccGAGGCCAACGGCTCGGCCCTGGCCCTCTGCCAGCGGTACTACCACCGAGGCCACGTGGACCCGGCCAACGACACCTTTGACATCGACCCGATGGTCGTCACTg ACTGCATCCGGGTGGACCCCCCCGAGAGACCCCCAGTGCCCCCCAGTGACGATCTCTTCCTCTCCGACGGCAGCGCCAGTTACAGGAACCTCACCCTCAAGTTCCACAA GCTGATCAACGTCACCATCCACTTCCAGCTGAAGACCATCAACCTCCAGAGCTTGATCAACAATGAGATCCCAGACTGCTACACCTTCACTGTGCTG ATCACCTTTGACAATAAGGCGCACAGTGGGCGGGTCCCCATCAGCCTGGAGACCCAGGCCCACATCCAGGAGTGCAAGCACCCCAGCGTCTTCAGACATG GAGACAACAGCTTCCGGCTCCTGTTTGACGTGGTGGTCATCCTTACCTGCgccctctccttcctgctgtgCGCCCGCTCACTGCTCCGCGGCTTCCTGCTGCAGAAC GAGTTTGTCGGGTTCATGTGGCGGCACCGGGGTCGGGTCATCAGCCTGTGGGAACGGCTGGAATTTGTCAACGGCTGGTACATCCTGCTGGTCACCAGCGACGTGCTCACCATCTCGGGCACCATCATGAAGATCGGCATCGAAGCCAAG aaCCTGGCGAGCTATGACATCTGCAGCATCCTCCTGGGCACCTCCACGCTGCTCGTCTGGGTCGGGGTCATCCGCTACCTGACCTTCTTCCATAAGTACAAT ATCCTCATCGCCACGCTGCGGGTGGCCCTGCCCAGCGTGATGCGCTTCTGCTGCTGCGTGGCTGTCATCTACCTGGGCTATTGTTTCTGCGGCTGGATCGTGTTGGGGCCTTACCACGTGAAG TTCCGCTCGCTGTCCATGGTGTCGGAGTGCCTGTTCTCGCTCATCAACGGGGACGACATGTTCGTGACCTTCGCGGCCATGCAGGCGCAGCAGGGCCGCAGCAGCCTGGTGTGGCTCTTCTCCCAGCTCTATCTGTACTCCTTCATCAGCCTCTTCATCTACATGGTGCTGAGTCTCTTCATTGCCCTCATCACCGGCGCCTACGACACCATCAAG CACCCGGGCGGTGTGGGCACAGAGGTGAGCGAGCTCCAGGCCTACATCGCGCAGTGCCACGACAGCCCCACCTCCGGCAAGTTCCGCCGCGGGAGCGGCTCAGCCTGCAGCCTGCTGTGCTGCTGCGGCAG ggacTCGGAGGAGGAGCGTTCGCTGCTGGTGAATTGA